The genome window GTTAGAAGACCCCTTCGAGCATGCCCTTGGCGCGACGCTCGATGGTCGGCGGTTCGCCTTCCGACAGCGAGCGGCCGAGCGCCATGTTCTCGCGGATGCGCTGGGATTCCTTGACCGGATCGACGGTCGTGCCCTTGTAGGAGCGGTCCTCCCAGAACACCAGATGGTCGGTGAACGACTTCATCTCGGTGGCGAGGGTGGTGGATTCGCGGTCGACGGTGGCGCGGATGCCGGATTCGGCCTCGTTCGCGCCGGCGCGGGTGAGGAGCGTCTTCTCGCCGCCGGACAGCCGGGTGTTGCCCTCGAGTTCGCGGGCGTAGACCTTGGGGTTCTTCGCCGTGCGGCCGAGC of uncultured Alphaproteobacteria bacterium contains these proteins:
- a CDS encoding conserved exported hypothetical protein (Evidence 4 : Homologs of previously reported genes of unknown function), whose translation is MIQTVSHSRIRSIRALGRAGLLLAAGIALAACGDVKQQLGFTRESPDEFTVLQRAPLSLPPDFALRPPQPGAVRPQEGSEQDRARDALLGRTAKNPKVYARELEGNTRLSGGEKTLLTRAGANEAESGIRATVDRESTTLATEMKSFTDHLVFWEDRSYKGTTVDPVKESQRIRENMALGRSLSEGEPPTIERRAKGMLEGVF